One genomic region from Cytophagia bacterium CHB2 encodes:
- a CDS encoding DUF4351 domain-containing protein, with translation MHKILKQKFGRIPAELQNRLQKLDDEGLERFSLALLNINTLKELNLWLRNGASASHHG, from the coding sequence GTGCATAAAATTCTAAAACAAAAATTTGGCCGGATACCCGCAGAGCTTCAGAATCGACTGCAAAAACTGGATGACGAGGGTTTGGAGCGCTTCAGCCTGGCCTTGTTGAACATTAATACATTGAAAGAGTTGAACCTCTGGCTGCGTAATGGCGCTTCCGCATCGCATCACGGTTGA
- a CDS encoding YjbQ family protein — translation MINTARIPVSTKGFTDIHDLTPRVRAALHETKLQNGAATVFVSGSTAGITTIEYEPGLLQDLPAAFEKLAPVNAQYAHDNTWHDGNGYAHVRAALLGPSLVVPFAEGELLLGTWQQIVLIDFDNRPRRREIIVQFSGE, via the coding sequence ATGATCAACACAGCTCGGATCCCCGTTTCCACCAAAGGCTTTACCGACATTCACGATCTCACGCCGCGCGTGCGCGCCGCTTTGCACGAAACGAAGCTGCAAAACGGCGCGGCAACGGTATTCGTTTCCGGTTCGACGGCCGGGATCACCACAATCGAGTATGAGCCGGGCCTGCTACAAGACTTGCCCGCCGCCTTCGAAAAGCTCGCGCCTGTGAATGCGCAGTATGCACACGATAACACCTGGCACGACGGCAATGGCTATGCGCATGTGCGCGCCGCATTGCTCGGGCCGTCACTGGTTGTGCCGTTTGCCGAAGGCGAGCTGTTGCTCGGCACGTGGCAGCAAATTGTTTTGATTGATTTCGATAATCGGCCGCGGCGACGCGAAATCATTGTTCAGTTTTCCGGTGAATAA
- a CDS encoding DUF4390 domain-containing protein: protein MGRLLHITPAVFFALAISLAAQTPRIVSLSAEPLHDSLAVKVQLEDLFPTKIANTIRSGLPTVIRFDFRLIDESGREVLRLTEAMEILYDIWAQRFRITLDDQQHFAASFEEMKKICSELERHILAAPASLRAASPYRLRLQVTVIPISSRQNHQWRERIESADLQDEAAASEAGRSGFSVNVSRLLSFFLSGKERVHGASEWATSSPFQLPAQP from the coding sequence ATGGGCCGCCTTCTTCACATCACGCCCGCCGTTTTCTTCGCGCTGGCAATCAGCCTCGCTGCGCAGACGCCGCGCATCGTTTCACTGTCTGCCGAACCCTTGCACGACAGCCTCGCGGTGAAAGTGCAGCTTGAGGATCTATTCCCAACCAAAATTGCCAACACCATTCGCAGCGGCTTGCCCACCGTGATCCGTTTCGATTTTCGCCTCATCGATGAATCCGGGCGCGAAGTCTTGCGTCTCACCGAAGCCATGGAAATTCTCTATGACATTTGGGCGCAACGTTTTCGCATCACGCTCGACGATCAGCAGCATTTTGCAGCTTCCTTCGAGGAGATGAAGAAGATTTGCAGTGAACTGGAACGCCACATACTTGCAGCGCCGGCCTCGTTGCGGGCGGCCTCGCCATACCGTTTGCGTCTGCAAGTCACCGTTATTCCCATCAGCAGCCGGCAAAATCATCAATGGCGCGAGCGCATCGAATCCGCTGATCTGCAAGATGAAGCAGCGGCCTCGGAAGCCGGACGCTCGGGTTTCAGCGTGAATGTGAGTCGCTTGCTTTCCTTTTTTCTCAGCGGCAAAGAACGCGTGCACGGCGCTTCGGAGTGGGCGACTTCCTCACCGTTTCAACTTCCCGCCCAACCATGA
- a CDS encoding HAMP domain-containing protein: MKRLRSKFIVMFVLLTFVPACAIAWLAKNLLDKALAIGMQTESVAGLNAALQAVQQLTQQERAQLAREMQHISVSAQQDIAPALKVMDKTHRIVLFDSAGSVLQFWPDSAQQDLPRLPAMQLMPGSLIDAGSDSLAIRLAIALPQQSILVGERPVPAELRQQTAAILQAAQFYNIIDLEKAHLQRSLLLAFLAIYAPVLLLSVGLGWYLARRITAPLQDLEEGARRIAQGDWQHRVPIRSQDEIGAVGSAFNTMVDDLRRQQEQVIALEKMAAWREIARVLAHEIKNPLTPIQLMAQQMVDEYRGTDENYHATLRESSSIINDEIEKLRRLVREFSDFARMPELHPAPAQLNELVAEITRLYPQRAVKTELDHNLPIVTFDWEALRRVLLNLIENALQSSPQAEVIISTRRDQNHVEISVEDTGAGISPENLSRIFEPYFSTKKSGMGLGLAIVKRIVEEHGGKIEVTSTPGKGTRFQLNLSRG; encoded by the coding sequence ATGAAACGGCTGCGCTCGAAATTCATTGTGATGTTCGTGCTGCTCACTTTTGTGCCGGCATGCGCGATCGCCTGGCTTGCAAAAAATTTGCTGGACAAGGCGTTGGCCATCGGCATGCAAACGGAATCCGTTGCTGGCTTGAATGCCGCCTTGCAGGCCGTGCAACAACTCACACAGCAAGAACGCGCACAACTCGCGCGCGAGATGCAACACATTTCCGTTTCAGCGCAGCAAGATATTGCGCCTGCACTGAAAGTGATGGACAAAACGCATCGAATTGTTCTATTCGATTCAGCCGGCAGTGTTCTACAATTCTGGCCGGATTCCGCGCAACAAGACTTGCCGCGTTTGCCTGCGATGCAGCTCATGCCCGGCTCGCTGATCGATGCCGGCAGCGATTCGCTGGCCATTCGGTTGGCGATTGCACTGCCGCAGCAATCAATTCTCGTGGGCGAACGGCCAGTGCCGGCCGAGTTGCGCCAGCAAACCGCCGCGATTTTGCAGGCCGCACAGTTTTACAATATCATCGATCTCGAAAAAGCGCATTTGCAGCGCAGCTTGTTGTTGGCGTTTCTGGCGATTTATGCGCCGGTGTTGCTGCTCAGTGTTGGGCTCGGGTGGTATCTCGCGCGACGCATCACTGCACCGTTGCAGGATTTGGAAGAGGGCGCGCGCCGCATTGCGCAAGGCGATTGGCAGCATCGCGTGCCGATTCGATCCCAGGATGAAATTGGCGCAGTGGGCAGCGCATTCAACACCATGGTGGATGATTTACGGCGGCAGCAGGAACAAGTGATTGCGCTGGAAAAAATGGCGGCCTGGCGCGAGATTGCGCGCGTGCTGGCGCATGAAATCAAAAATCCGCTCACGCCCATTCAGTTGATGGCGCAGCAAATGGTGGATGAGTATCGCGGCACAGACGAAAACTACCACGCGACTTTGCGCGAAAGCAGCAGCATCATCAACGACGAAATCGAAAAGCTGCGCCGCCTGGTGCGTGAATTCTCGGATTTTGCGCGCATGCCCGAGTTGCATCCCGCGCCCGCGCAGCTCAATGAGCTTGTTGCAGAGATCACCCGCCTCTACCCGCAGCGCGCAGTAAAAACGGAATTGGATCACAACCTGCCAATCGTTACCTTTGATTGGGAAGCGCTGCGCCGCGTTTTATTGAATTTGATTGAAAATGCTTTACAATCTTCGCCGCAGGCGGAAGTCATCATTTCAACGCGCCGCGACCAAAATCATGTCGAGATTAGCGTGGAAGACACCGGCGCCGGCATCTCGCCAGAAAATCTCTCGCGCATTTTCGAGCCTTATTTTTCCACTAAAAAATCCGGCATGGGCTTGGGACTGGCGATTGTGAAGCGCATTGTTGAAGAACATGGCGGCAAGATTGAGGTGACCAGCACGCCCGGTAAAGGAACGCGGTTTCAATTAAACTTGTCACGAGGGTGA
- a CDS encoding helix-turn-helix domain-containing protein — MNQVYESIKKGLEEAIAFAEGKKNGTKVHHVRTVDVRKLRVKIGATQNAFATAFGISVTTLQRWEKGEQAPRGPALILLNLLQKDHQTFRKALSIES; from the coding sequence ATGAACCAAGTATACGAAAGCATTAAAAAGGGGCTTGAAGAAGCCATTGCCTTTGCAGAGGGAAAAAAGAATGGCACAAAGGTTCATCACGTTCGAACTGTAGATGTCAGAAAACTTCGCGTCAAAATTGGAGCTACCCAAAATGCTTTTGCCACCGCGTTTGGGATAAGTGTTACGACTCTCCAGCGGTGGGAAAAAGGAGAACAAGCTCCTCGGGGGCCAGCGTTGATTCTGCTAAATTTGCTGCAAAAAGACCATCAGACTTTTCGCAAGGCTCTCTCTATCGAATCATGA
- a CDS encoding addiction module toxin RelE, producing MYMTIAELPEFSRRAQHLLTEEEIDELIEFLAIHPQAGVIMQGTGGVRKLRWARESKGKSGGTRVIYYFHNENIPLFLLTIYGIGEKDNLSKAERNQLAKLVKILVATN from the coding sequence ATGTACATGACGATTGCGGAATTGCCCGAATTCTCGCGTCGGGCTCAACACTTGCTCACGGAGGAGGAAATCGATGAGCTTATTGAGTTTCTCGCAATTCATCCACAGGCAGGCGTGATTATGCAAGGCACGGGCGGGGTTCGAAAGTTGCGATGGGCGCGAGAAAGCAAAGGCAAGAGCGGCGGAACACGAGTCATTTATTATTTTCATAACGAAAACATTCCGCTATTTTTACTAACAATCTACGGAATAGGCGAGAAGGATAATTTGAGTAAAGCTGAACGCAATCAGCTTGCGAAATTGGTTAAAATTTTGGTGGCAACAAACTAA